Within the Streptomyces sp. NBC_00554 genome, the region GCGCGCCGCGCTCGAGGCCAACCTGCACAAGGCGGGCAACCTTCCCGTCAAGCTCTGGTACTCGGGCTCCTACTACCGCTACGAGCGCCCCCAGAAGGGCCGCTACAGGCACTTCTCGCAGGTGGGCGCCGAGGCGATCGGCGCGGAGGACCCGGCGCTCGACGCCGAGCTGATCATCCTGGCCGACCAGGCGTACCGCTCGCTCGGGCTGCGCGACTTCCGAATCCTGCTGAACTCCCTCGGGGACAAGGAGTGCCGTCCCGTCTACCGGGCCGCCCTTCAGGACTTCCTGCGCGGGCTCAACCTGGACGAGGAGACGCTCCGCCGTGCCGAGATCAACCCGCTGCGGGTCCTCGACGACAAGCGCGACGACGTCCAGAAGCAGCTGGTGGGTGCGCCGCTGCTGCGTGACTACCTGTGTGACGCGTGCAAGGCGTACCACGAGGAGGTGCGCGAGCTGATCACGGCCGCGGGCGTCTCCTTCGAGGACGACCCGAGGCTCGTGCGCGGGCTGGACTACTACACCCGGACCACCTTCGAGTTCGTCCACGACGGTCTCGGTTCCCAGTCCGCGGTCGGCGGCGGCGGCCGGTACGACGGCCTCTCCGAGATGATCGGCGGGCCCGCGCTGCCGTCCGTGGGGTGGGCCCTCGGCGTCGACCGTACGGTCCTCGCCCTGGAGGCCGAGGGTGTGTCCCTCGAACTCCCCGCTTCCACCAGTGTGTTCGCGGTGCCGCTGGGGGAGGAGGCCCGGCGGGTGCTCTTCGGCGTGGTCACCGAGCTGCGCAGGGCGGGGGTCGCGGCGGACTTCTCCTACGGGGCGAAGGGGCTCAAGGGCGCGATGAAGAACGCGAACCGGTCGGGGGCGCGGTACACGATCGTCGCCGGTGAACGGGATCTCGCCGAAGGC harbors:
- the hisS gene encoding histidine--tRNA ligase yields the protein MSTFKAPKGTYDLIPPESAKYLAVREAIAAPLRNSGYGYIETPGFENVELFARGVGESTDIVTKEMYAFETKGGDQLALRPEGTASVLRAALEANLHKAGNLPVKLWYSGSYYRYERPQKGRYRHFSQVGAEAIGAEDPALDAELIILADQAYRSLGLRDFRILLNSLGDKECRPVYRAALQDFLRGLNLDEETLRRAEINPLRVLDDKRDDVQKQLVGAPLLRDYLCDACKAYHEEVRELITAAGVSFEDDPRLVRGLDYYTRTTFEFVHDGLGSQSAVGGGGRYDGLSEMIGGPALPSVGWALGVDRTVLALEAEGVSLELPASTSVFAVPLGEEARRVLFGVVTELRRAGVAADFSYGAKGLKGAMKNANRSGARYTIVAGERDLAEGVVQLKDMESGEQVAVAVGELVAELGSRLG